A genomic stretch from Microplitis mediator isolate UGA2020A chromosome 10, iyMicMedi2.1, whole genome shotgun sequence includes:
- the LOC130675944 gene encoding protein germ cell-less, translated as MGGYVSKIASMSNSAVNSVYRGRKRKCIEEDDCDSDSDFIDKTLQTPKKRKLLTTAQYIYKTLFQEEKGSDITVYMLGRPWRLHKVYISQSPYFASMFSGSWKETNQKFVPVEITDSNITLDSLSIVLGSFYQDEVSIEPKNVISILATSTLFQLQGLIDQCTEIMIETTNIKTVVPYYNAAVSYGVPTVKTAAKRWLEVNLLGYGSRYPGFLKEITPELMVELIKSPELVAIQTEFCIYMMLRVWLFIHMQNKEETEVDEYFKKHTWTKALFDTAEGKEYAEPFKALRMKYLLLHDQDVKILNGDNLIPAEWLHDAYKEQWLHLLRIDADKDADCGPKQMNEEEFAEECFRCGRCIEKAGEHIWRWTAFQFGLDLVVYLDTTSLGIRRNNRTDANHISANHSTRNIIIRVCLFSLNEQRQIKHCQNSGVLRLTLHKNQEKQVMSLDKQLTYPLYISVNMQVVTPFSKSDEEKPSGIASLSAT; from the exons atgggTGGTTATGTGAGTAAAATAGCATCGATGTCAAACTCTGCTGTTAATTCTGTTTATCGTGGACGCAAAAGAAAATGCATCGAAGAAGATGACTGTGATTCAGATTCCGATTTCATTGACAAAACTCTTCAAACTCCTAAAAA aagaAAGTTGCTAACAACTGCACAGTATATTTACAAGACGTTATTTCAAGAAGAAAAAGGAAGTGATATAACTGTTTATATGCTAGGAAGACCATGGCGGTTGCACAAAGTTTATATAagccag agCCCTTATTTCGCGAGCATGTTTTCTGGATCATGGAAAGAGACGAATCAAAAATTTGTACCGGTTGAAATAACCGACTCCAACATAACTCTTGACt cATTGTCAATAGTACTAGGATCATTTTACCAAGACGAAGTTAGTATTGAACCTAAAAACGTTATTTCAATACTAGCGACATCGACACTCTTTCAATTGCAAGGTCTCATAGACCAGTGCACTGAGATAATGATAGAGACGACAAATATAAAGACAGTGGTGCCTTATTACAATGCAGCGGTCTCTTATGGAGTGCCTACGGTTAAAACGGCAGCGAAACGTTGGCTGGAAGTTAATTTGCTCGGTTACGGATCCCGGTATCCTggatttttgaaggaaataacACCCGAGTTGATGGTGGAACTGATTAAGAGCCCGGAACTGGTCGCTATACAGACGGAATTTTGTATATACATGATGTTGCGTGTATg GCTGTTCATTCACATGCAGAATAAAGAGGAAACTGAAGTGGACGAGTACTTTAAAAAGCATACGTGGACAAAGGCGCTGTTTGATACAGCAGAGGGTAAAGAGTACGCGGAACCGTTCAAAGCTCTGCGTATGAAATATCTGTTGCTGCATGACCAAgatgttaaaatattgaaCGGGGATAATCTGATACCCGCTGAATGGCTACATGATGCCTACAAGGAGCAGTGGCTGCATCTGCTGCGAATTGACGCTGACAAAGACGCTGACTGTGG ACCCAAGCAAATGAACGAAGAAGAATTTGCGGAAGAATGTTTTAGGTGTGGGAGGTGTATAGAGAAAGCTGGAGAACATATTTGGAGATGGACGGCGTTTCAATTTGGATTGGATCTGGTTGTTTATCTTGACACCACATCGCTTGGGATTAGACGAAATAATCGTACGGATGCTAATCATATTAGTGCTAATCACAGTACacgtaatattattattag ggtatgtttattttcattaaatgaacAGAGACAAATAAAACATTGTCAAAATTCGGGAGTATTAAGATTAACTCTGCACAAAAATCAAgag aaacaAGTTATGTCATTAGACAAACAATTAACTTATCCACTTTATATATCAGTAAATATGCAAGTCGTGACGCCTTTTTCTAAATCCGATGAAGAAAAACCGAGTGGTATTGCCTCGCTGTCTGCTAcgtag